A window of the Lolium perenne isolate Kyuss_39 chromosome 7, Kyuss_2.0, whole genome shotgun sequence genome harbors these coding sequences:
- the LOC127313652 gene encoding transcription elongation factor 1 homolog: MGKRKSTRAKSAPKKKVEKLETLFCCPFCNHAGSVECTIDLKNCIAEAACFVCKESYSTKAHALTEPIDVYGEWIDECEKANEGVEQAPRDSYYDDDGEYA; encoded by the coding sequence ATGGGGAAGCGGAAGTCGACGCGCGCGAAGTCGGCCCCCAAGAAGAAGGTGGAGAAGCTGGAGACGCTCTTCTGCTGCCCGTTCTGCAAccacgccggcagcgtcgagtgcACCATCGATCTCAAGAACTGCATCGCCGAGGCCGCCTGCTTCGTGTGCAAGGAGAGCTACTCCACCAAGGCGCACGCCCTCACCGAGCCCATCGACGTCTACGGCGAGTGGATCGACGAGTGCGAGAAGGCCAACGAAGGCGTCGAGCAAGCTCCCCGGGACTCGTACTACGACGATGACGGCGAGTACGCGTGA
- the LOC127316204 gene encoding protein MOS2-like: MEKRMKLSFSIPSKARSSTNPVAAGGFRPDDNVGDSTPAPLFITVFETSQTLTPDVKPAVLPCLSNSGRLLHPRSGEPTNASTGAGSTNAVLDTSKAPDRTSSSHTSYGLITRNIAPDVKPAVIPPLPNSGRSTPDPPPDNPSSSRTSYGLIVRNKAAPESADAAGEPVTCPVAADGHSTASGDLMLRRYKEDMAVLPDQPGVEEYDEVPVEGFGAAILAGYGWKEGDAIGRNCTKKEAKIVQYDHRTGPQGLGFDPSKKRDMERRDQMQKFPNARASRQSSTVCGSTNSFKVPSLHSHIRVRVVSKNMSKRLYMMKGRVLDVTGPTTCDIVMDDGAEVVQGVEQDMLETVLPPVNGHALVLCGEHKGVYGRLVQKNFEERVGVLEDADTRDMIPVGLDKIAESSPPSSSAAAGALRVLLSSAVMASPSSESTPTTLPVGTVTTAISTPSAPPPAPIVSASPASVGAPLPPLGSSASSVSALPVDGTAALQG, encoded by the exons ATGGAGAAGAGGATGAAGCTGTCCTTCTCCATCCCCTCAAAGGCCAGGTCGTCCACCAACCCCGTGGCCGCCGGCGGCTTCCGTCCCGACGACAACGTGGGTGACTCCACCCCAGCCCCTCTGTTCATCACCGTGTTCGAAACCTCGCAAACCCTAACCCCTGACGTGAAGCCTGCCGTCCTCCCGTGCCTTTCCAACTCCGGCCGCTTACTCCACCCCCGATCCGGCGAGCCGACAAACGCCTCCACCGGCGCTGGCAGCACCAACGCCGTTCTCGACACCTCGAAGGCGCCCGATAGAACCTCCTCCTCCCACACATCTTATGGCCTCATCACCCGCAATATTGCCCCTGATGTGAAGCCTGCCGTCATCCCGCCCCTCCCCAACTCCGGCCGCTCAACCCcagatccg CCGCCCGACAATCCCTCCTCCTCCCGCACATCCTATGGTCTCATTGTCCGCAACAAAGCTGCCCCAGAGTCGGCTGATGCTGCCGGGGAACCAGTGACTTGTCCAGTGGCTGCCGATGGCCACAGCACCGCCAGCGGCGACCTGATGCTGCGGCGGTACAAAGAGGACATGGCCGTCCTCCCCGACCAACCTGGTGTAGAAGAGTATGATGAGGTACCCGTGGAAGGATTTGGTGCTGCCATTCTTGCTGGCTACGGCTGGAAGGAAGGCGATGCAATTGGAAGGAACTGTACCAAGAAAGAGGCAAAGATTGTCCAGTATGACCACCGCACCGGCCCACAAGGTTTAGGATTCGATCCCTCTAAGAAGAGAGACATGGAGAGGAGAGATCAAATGCAGAAGTTTCCCAACGCTCGAGCTAGCCGACAATCCAGTACCGTCTGTGGGAGTACTAATAGCTTCAAAGTGCCAAGTTTACATAGCCATATCAGAGTCAGGGTGGTGAGCAAGAACATGAGcaaaaggctatacatgatgaagGGGAGAGTTTTGGATGTGACTGGGCCGACGACGTGTGACATTGTCATGGACGATGGGGCAGAGGTGGTGCAGGGCGTGGAACAGGATATGCTTGAAACAGTTCTGCCGCCAGTGAACGGGCACGCGCTCGTGCTTTGCGGCGAGCACAAGGGTGTGTACGGCCGCCTTGTTCAGAAGAATTTCGAGGAGCGCGTCGGAGTTTTGGAGGATGCTGATACGAGAGACATGATACCCGTTGGGTTGGACAAGATTGCAGA gtcgtcgccgccgtcgtcttccGCTGCCGCCGGCGCCCTCCGCGTCTTGCTCTCCTCCGCCGTGATGGCGTCTCCTTCTTCCGAGTCCACGCCCACGACTCTTCCGGTGGGAACGGTTACCACCGCGATCTCTACCccgagcgcgccgccgccggcgcccatCGTCTCTGCCTCGCCCGCGTCCGTGGGCGCGCCGCTACCGCCGCTCGGCTCCTCCGCGTCGTCTGTCTCCGCTTTGCCCGTGGATGGAACAGCTGCGCTGCAGGGGTGA